Proteins from a genomic interval of Onychostoma macrolepis isolate SWU-2019 chromosome 17, ASM1243209v1, whole genome shotgun sequence:
- the hmx2 gene encoding homeobox protein HMX2, whose translation MNNSEDSGSKCSPAPISSFTIQSILGTSNEGVRSAGKDSPKAQPRKRTLSVSSEDDCSAGEDSGDCYCSEPGLPESCNPHQPLNFSRLGATKGLLPVQDGIDRRPHLTPSILPDYKEEQERACSQMSPVSEERQRDGPDKQSSSAKKKTRTVFSRSQVYQLESTFDMKRYLSSSERACLASSLQLTETQVKTWFQNRRNKWKRQLSAELEAANMAHASAQTLVGMPLVFRENSLLRVPVPRSIAFPTPLYYPGSNLPALPLYNLYNKIEY comes from the exons ATGAATAACTCGGAGGACAGCGGAAGCAAGTGCTCGCCTGCCCCCATTTCAAGCTTCACGATCCAGTCCATTTTGGGCACCTCCAACGAGGGAGTCCGGTCAGCTGGAAAGGACAGTCCCAAAGCGCAGCCGAGGAAGCGGACGTTGTCCGTGTCATCGGAGGACGACTGCAGCGCCGGAGAGGACTCAGGCGATTGCTACTGCTCTGAGCCCGGTCTACCAGAGTCCTGCAACCCGCACCAGCCTCTGAACTTCTCCCGCCTCG GTGCCACAAAGGGACTTCTACCTGTGCAAGATGGGATCGACCGCCGGCCGCATTTGACACCATCCATACTACCGGATTACAAAGAGGAGCAGGAGCGAGCGTGTAGCCAAATGTCTCCCGTTTCTGAAGAGAGACAACGTGATGGCCCGGACAAACAGAGCAGCTCCGCCAAGAAGAAGACGCGCACGGTTTTCTCTCGGAGTCAGGTTTATCAGCTCGAGTCCACGTTCGATATGAAACGCTATTTGAGCAGCTCCGAGAGAGCCTGTCTCGCCTCCAGCCTGCAGTTAACGGAGACACAAGTGAAAACGTGGTTTCAGAACCGGCGGAACAAATGGAAACGGCAGCTCTCTGCGGAACTGGAAGCTGCGAACATGGCGCACGCATCGGCGCAGACTTTGGTTGGGATGCCCCTCGTTTTCAGAGAAAATTCGTTGCTCCGGGTGCCGGTTCCGAGGTCCATCGCTTTTCCTACCCCACTGTATTACCCTGGAAGTAATTTACCAGCGTTACCATTATACAATCTTTACAATAAGATTGAATATTAA